The Cyanobacteria bacterium GSL.Bin1 genome includes the window AAGCCTCGCGGGCGACCTGCCATTTCTTTAACCACATCAGGTAAGCCTAGCTTTTCGTAGTTGGGAATTTTTGAGGAAAGTGCTCGTAAACAAGCGGCGTAGCAACCCCGTTCTTTATAAACATTGACCCGGAACCGCGCCAGTCCTTTTACCCCATAGGAACAGTCTAATTCCCAGTTTTGCTCTAACTGTTTGCGTTGGCTATTGTTGAGCATGGTAAAAATAAGCCGTTGCGTTTCCTGGGGAGTCAACGGATCATCAGTAACCGGTTCTAATTTCCCGTTGTAGCGGAAATAAACAGGAGCACCGGCTTGAATATGCATATCCGATCCGCCTTTTTCCACCAATTCTTCCATTAAGTCTTCAATCATTAAATCCATCGCGATTATTCCTCTAGGATGACAAAAAGTTGAGTTGAGGTTTTTAGGGTCTAGCTTTCCCTAATCTTGGAAGCGAGGTGTCAAACAATAAGGGCAATCTAACCATTCCGGTTGCAGTTCCGCTGAGCAAGTATTGCAACTGAGTGAACTCTTGCGTTTGGCTTTAATTTCGGCTTCGAGACCGGAGTCGGTAAAGGTCACTCGTTCCACTTCCTCTAAGGTGGTGTATCCTTCTCGCACGAGGTTTAAGCTATAAGACAGGAGCGTTTTCATCCCTTCTTCCACGGCAGCTTCTTTAATCCGTTCGGTGGGTGCTCCTTCATTGATCAAAGTTTGTAAATGCTCGCTCATTGCCATGATTTCATAGACCCCAGCCCGCCCTTTGTAACCGACGCCATTGCATTTACTGCACAGTTTATTTTTCTGACGCGCTGTTTCAATTTCATCCGGTTGCAGGGTGTTGGCTTTGTAGAAAGTGATTTCTTCTTCTTTGGCGGCAGATAAACCAAAACGAGCTAATTCTTCTTGACTGGGATTATAAGCAATTCGGCATTCACTACAAACGCGACGCATTAAACGTTGGGCTAGCACTCCGATCAATGATCCCGAAACCATAAAGGGTTCCACTCCCATTTCGTCTAAGCGCGCGATCGCGCCGGCAGCATCATTGGTGTGTAAGGTCGTTAAAACTAAGTGTCCCGTTAATGCGGCTTCAATTGCCGTTTTTGCCGTTTCTTTATCTCGCGTCTCACCCACCAGAATAATATCGGGATCTTGCCGCAGAAAGGACCGTAAAATTGACGCGAAATCCATTCCTTTTTCTCGAATAACCTGTACCTGCGTAATGCCGGGTAAGGTATATTCAATCGGGTCTTCTGCTGTGCTAATATTCACCCCCGGATCATTGCGTTCTGCCAAAATGGAGTACAGTGTGGTTGACTTCCCAGAGCCGGTGGGACCAGTTACGAGAATTAATCCAAAGGGGCGGCTTGCCATATTTCGCACTAAGTCGAGACTAGCGGGATCGGTAATTAATTTATCGAGCCCCAACTGCGTAGCACTGTTATCCAAAATCCGCAACACAATTTTCTCTCCGAAGCGACTGGGTAAACTGCTCACCCGAAAATCCACATTACGCCCTTGATATCGGCGGCGAATCTTACCGTCTTGCGGTAGCCTCCGTTCAGCAATATCTAATTCAGCCATAATCTTAAAACGGGCTGCGATCGCGGGAGCAATTTTAATCGGCAAATGATCGAATGTTTTTTGGAGAACCCCATCCCGGCGCATTCGCACTCTCACATGTTCTTCTTGCGGCTCAATATGAATATCAGATACTCCTTCTTTCAAGGCTTTAATTAAAATCCGATTCACCAGATTGATAATCGGTGCTGCTTGGGCATCTCCCAGGGATTTTTCTAGATCGGCATCTGCTTCATCATTAACCTCTTCTAAACCTTCCACATCGAGGTTAGCGATGTCTTTAGTAACATCGAGTTGATCGTCTTCTGCCGCTTTTTCTTCCTTAGCCGATTGTTCATCTAGATATTTACCAATGATTCTTTCATAATCCTCCAAAGTCATGACCACCCGCTGTGCAATCAATCCCTTGGGACGAAGAATTCGGAGCAGATCATCTTGAGCGGTAAGTTCATCAGGGTCTACCATCCCCACTAATAGCGATGGGGGACGGGTATCGCGCTTGGTTAAAGGCAGCAATTTGTGACGACGACACAGATCAAGGGGGATAACATCGTCAATTAACTCTGTAATTGGATATTCCTCAAGGTCAGTTACTTCCGGATCAAGAGACTCTACCCCATAGTAAATTTTTAATTCAAATAGATGATGTTTTTTATACTGACGATACAGTTCCGGTGGCAAGTCTTTTCCGGTGACA containing:
- a CDS encoding type II/IV secretion system protein, which produces MTHSSSAKKRQRALTTLRDSSPFGNKLIQAGYASSKEIEQARQEVTQSEGKQSFTEALRAVTGKDLPPELYRQYKKHHLFELKIYYGVESLDPEVTDLEEYPITELIDDVIPLDLCRRHKLLPLTKRDTRPPSLLVGMVDPDELTAQDDLLRILRPKGLIAQRVVMTLEDYERIIGKYLDEQSAKEEKAAEDDQLDVTKDIANLDVEGLEEVNDEADADLEKSLGDAQAAPIINLVNRILIKALKEGVSDIHIEPQEEHVRVRMRRDGVLQKTFDHLPIKIAPAIAARFKIMAELDIAERRLPQDGKIRRRYQGRNVDFRVSSLPSRFGEKIVLRILDNSATQLGLDKLITDPASLDLVRNMASRPFGLILVTGPTGSGKSTTLYSILAERNDPGVNISTAEDPIEYTLPGITQVQVIREKGMDFASILRSFLRQDPDIILVGETRDKETAKTAIEAALTGHLVLTTLHTNDAAGAIARLDEMGVEPFMVSGSLIGVLAQRLMRRVCSECRIAYNPSQEELARFGLSAAKEEEITFYKANTLQPDEIETARQKNKLCSKCNGVGYKGRAGVYEIMAMSEHLQTLINEGAPTERIKEAAVEEGMKTLLSYSLNLVREGYTTLEEVERVTFTDSGLEAEIKAKRKSSLSCNTCSAELQPEWLDCPYCLTPRFQD